The following proteins come from a genomic window of Natrinema saccharevitans:
- a CDS encoding HemK2/MTQ2 family protein methyltransferase, producing the protein MGLEEQRDVETDVYQPAEDSQLLAEAVCDRLEGADRVLEVGTGSGFVAGRIAAETDARVIASDLNPHAVRQARGEGVETVRGDLVSPFRDGSFDAVAFNPPYLPTDPDNEWDDWMERALSGGEDGRAVIDPFLEAVGRVLAPDGVVYLLVSSLTGVDEVVERAGEEGFSAVAVADESFPFETLTVLELLR; encoded by the coding sequence ATGGGACTCGAGGAACAACGCGATGTCGAGACCGACGTGTATCAGCCGGCCGAGGACTCGCAGCTGTTGGCCGAGGCGGTCTGTGACCGGCTCGAGGGGGCCGATCGCGTCCTCGAGGTCGGCACGGGCTCGGGGTTCGTCGCCGGCCGGATCGCCGCCGAGACCGACGCTCGCGTGATTGCGTCGGACCTGAACCCCCACGCCGTCCGCCAGGCCCGAGGCGAGGGCGTCGAAACGGTGCGTGGAGATCTCGTCTCGCCGTTCCGCGACGGCAGTTTCGACGCGGTCGCGTTCAACCCGCCCTACCTGCCGACCGATCCGGACAACGAGTGGGACGACTGGATGGAACGCGCCCTGTCGGGCGGCGAGGACGGCCGGGCGGTCATCGACCCCTTCCTCGAGGCGGTCGGGCGCGTCCTCGCGCCCGACGGGGTCGTCTACCTGCTCGTGAGCAGCCTCACCGGCGTCGACGAGGTCGTCGAACGGGCCGGCGAGGAGGGCTTCAGCGCCGTCGCCGTCGCCGACGAGTCGTTCCCCTTCGAGACGCTGACGGTACTCGAGTTGCTTCGGTAA
- a CDS encoding 5-methyltetrahydropteroyltriglutamate--homocysteine methyltransferase, which produces MTEYVSTTPGLYPLPDWAKDDLSDLKGHQKHDLISGDEGEAITAAYEQAREEVVGVQQDAGLDRIVEGQLRWDDMLAHPLAVADAVETRGIVRYYDNNNFYREPVVTDDLEPTGDVAAELEALVELTDGEDLQAVLPGPYSLFDLATDERYGDDADFLGAITEFLAGEVETFPAVETLFLLEPSLVESAPADGLDERASEAIDRVASATDAEVVVQPYWGALEEKVYAHLLDADIDAVGFDFVANQDDNVYNLQEYGATDDVALGLADGQNTLVEDPEAIRDRVEWVEGQLGVTDFETVYLTTNTETFYLPYAKYVEKLEALAEAADLAEVTAA; this is translated from the coding sequence ATGACTGAGTACGTTTCGACCACGCCGGGGCTCTATCCGCTCCCGGACTGGGCGAAAGACGATCTCTCGGATCTCAAGGGACACCAGAAACACGACCTCATCAGCGGCGACGAGGGCGAGGCAATCACCGCCGCCTACGAGCAGGCCCGCGAGGAGGTCGTCGGCGTCCAACAGGACGCCGGCCTCGATCGGATCGTCGAGGGCCAACTGCGCTGGGACGACATGCTCGCCCATCCGCTGGCCGTCGCCGACGCCGTCGAGACCCGCGGGATCGTCCGCTACTACGACAACAACAACTTCTACCGGGAGCCGGTCGTCACCGACGACCTCGAGCCGACCGGCGACGTCGCCGCGGAACTCGAGGCCCTCGTCGAACTGACCGACGGCGAGGACCTGCAGGCCGTCCTCCCCGGCCCGTACTCGCTGTTCGATCTCGCGACCGACGAGCGCTACGGCGACGACGCCGACTTCCTCGGCGCGATCACCGAGTTCCTCGCGGGAGAGGTCGAGACCTTCCCCGCGGTCGAGACGCTGTTCCTGCTCGAGCCCTCGCTGGTCGAGTCCGCGCCCGCGGACGGGCTGGACGAACGCGCCAGCGAGGCGATCGACCGGGTCGCGAGCGCGACCGACGCCGAGGTCGTCGTCCAGCCCTACTGGGGCGCACTCGAGGAGAAGGTCTATGCACACCTGCTCGATGCGGACATCGACGCGGTCGGCTTCGACTTCGTCGCGAATCAGGACGACAACGTCTACAACCTCCAGGAGTACGGCGCGACCGACGACGTCGCGCTCGGGCTCGCGGACGGCCAGAACACGCTCGTCGAGGACCCCGAAGCGATCCGTGACCGGGTCGAGTGGGTCGAGGGCCAGCTCGGGGTCACCGACTTCGAGACGGTCTACCTGACGACCA
- a CDS encoding mechanosensitive ion channel family protein, translated as MSVLTRLDWLSEVFSTVPLRLAVSLVAVGLVFAVLLTYRRLHARVAERTRPLYADVVSVAVLVGACAVSAGVVLGVWDRTDEVRQLFVGLDPGGDTVPRAVFSFILLVLTVIVTRFVRRIIEEVMDSTAAVTEHQRQITHRLSQVIIWTVALVVILGIWIEDLGSLLVGAGFLGIVLGMAARQTLGTMLSGFVLMFARPFEIGDWIEVEGDEGIVTDISIVNTRIRSFDGEYIMIPNDVIASSMVTNRSKRGRLRIEVEVGVDYGTDVDRAASLAESAIGEVDEVLSAPSPQVVGKSFGDSAVILGVRFWIDKPSARRYWEARTAAIAAVKRAFEDEGIKIPFPQRELSGRAETGGFRIADESERERSDEHRMQTPEER; from the coding sequence ATGTCAGTACTGACGCGGCTCGACTGGCTCTCGGAGGTGTTTTCGACGGTCCCGCTTCGGCTCGCGGTGTCCCTCGTCGCGGTCGGGCTCGTCTTCGCCGTCCTGCTCACCTACCGCCGGCTACACGCGCGCGTCGCAGAGCGAACGCGACCGCTGTACGCGGACGTCGTCTCGGTGGCGGTGCTGGTCGGGGCCTGTGCGGTCAGCGCCGGCGTCGTCCTGGGCGTCTGGGACCGCACCGACGAGGTCCGCCAGCTCTTCGTGGGACTCGATCCGGGCGGCGACACCGTTCCGCGCGCGGTCTTTTCGTTCATTCTGCTCGTCCTGACCGTCATCGTCACACGGTTCGTCCGACGGATCATCGAGGAGGTGATGGACTCGACGGCCGCGGTCACCGAACATCAGCGACAGATCACCCACCGGCTCTCGCAGGTGATCATCTGGACCGTCGCGCTGGTCGTGATCCTCGGCATCTGGATCGAGGACCTCGGCAGCCTGCTCGTCGGGGCCGGCTTCCTCGGGATCGTGCTGGGCATGGCGGCCCGGCAGACGCTGGGGACGATGCTGTCGGGGTTCGTCCTGATGTTCGCCCGACCGTTCGAGATCGGCGACTGGATCGAAGTCGAGGGCGACGAGGGGATCGTCACCGACATCTCGATCGTCAACACCCGCATCCGGTCGTTCGACGGCGAGTACATCATGATCCCCAACGACGTCATCGCCTCGAGCATGGTGACGAACCGCTCGAAGCGGGGCCGCCTGCGGATCGAAGTCGAGGTCGGCGTCGATTACGGAACCGACGTCGATCGGGCCGCGTCGCTCGCCGAGTCGGCGATCGGGGAGGTCGACGAGGTGCTGTCCGCGCCGTCGCCGCAGGTCGTCGGGAAGTCCTTCGGCGACTCGGCGGTGATCCTCGGCGTGCGCTTCTGGATCGACAAGCCGAGCGCCAGACGCTACTGGGAGGCCCGGACCGCCGCGATCGCCGCGGTCAAGCGAGCCTTCGAAGACGAGGGGATCAAGATCCCGTTCCCGCAGCGGGAACTCTCGGGCCGCGCCGAGACCGGGGGGTTCCGGATCGCCGACGAGTCGGAGCGCGAACGGAGCGATGAACACCGCATGCAGACACCGGAGGAACGATAG